In Gossypium raimondii isolate GPD5lz chromosome 12, ASM2569854v1, whole genome shotgun sequence, a single window of DNA contains:
- the LOC105764957 gene encoding putative disease resistance protein At4g19050 → MSTKGSSSPDISEEPNVGNIHEEINEEPIEGNTDGEGSNKGNNQEDTSGEHNQGSTNDINEEDTEVEKLTATKENARKIFYQLKEDNVSKIILLGETGTGKTWMASKICEVAVEEKYDEPIWICLDKKHDKKSFLDTVARRFSLPTSADEREEDGEKEKKDKKVNNAKRVAETMIGKLDAVKKESKFVLLVLDGQLEMMEKDQNEEMDHYIKEEILGLKDSMNNIDSLKVLITRRKSEKGDNDEKAKKFKLEPFSGCETLNLLRDNFDVSVYPEELQKVSEAFQRHRRKPAEILMFAGTINYIAKDKSGELKAALEAAANGLEQLLRFAYDKERGNSMIDCFWHGWNFLRKHGGVHYNELITSWIMEGCLNHTNQIDKAYLEGHDVLMKLIDYHMLKLQEDNIIVVEGATREMNKFCRRGYLGTADPGLASVLKDIDETDLEEIPPAQVLEGITPADGMMRTLCGDKKEKMVSSLLIDGSRLCREVHDTFFGAKENLNLLAIFSPRLKSPEELSISRPEKLLVLMLRGSYLLENVNIVEKLKALTVLEISGSRAWTIKLSDNFFHEVSRLRSLDLTGAGIESLPDSFSELTELRRLILRQCSSLTQLPKLAKFSKLEVIDLSECTSLKKIQEKSFGKLEKLKVINFSHTKIEKLPIVKTLRNLTILLLKGCSELSAMRMLKQVSSLKILDLSGATNIKEIRYDCFEETENLRELNLSETQIQYLPPEIGDLQKLRLKGCKLLRNLPDLSGHSRLEELELSGCERLENLPELSALKKLKILNLNGCSNLKSLPDLTSLLKLEKLDLHGTELWSEDVVKSLSHIKDLQI, encoded by the exons ATGAGTACTAAAGGCAGTTCAAGCCCAGATATCAGTGAAGAACCCAATGTAGGTAACATCCACGAAGAGATCAATGAAGAACCCATTGAAGGTAATACTGACGGTGAAGGATCCAATAAAGGGAATAACCAAGAAGATACCAGTGGAGAACACAATCAAGGCAGTACCAATGACATCAATGAAGAAGACACTGAAG TAGAAAAATTGACGGCGACAAAGGAAAATGCACGGAAGATATTTTATCAGTTAAAAGAAGACAATGTGTCAAAAATCATTCTCCTTGGGGAGACTGGGACTGGGAAAACGTGGATGGCAAGTAAAATATGTGAGGTTGCTGTGGAGGAAAAGTACGATGAGCCCATTTGGATCTGTCTGGACAAAAAGCATGATAAGAAGTCTTTTCTGGACACCGTTGCCCGTCGGTTTTCTCTCCCAACTAGTGCAGATGAAAGAGAAGAAGATggagaaaaggagaaaaaggaTAAGAAAGTGAATAATGCAAAGAGAGTGGCGGAGACAATGATAGGAAAGCTTGATGCGGTGAAAAAGGAAAGTAAGTTTGTTCTATTGGTTTTGGATGGTCAACTAGAGATGATGGAGAAAGACCAAAATGAAGAGATGGACCACTACATCAAGGAAGAAATTTTAGGTTTGAAAGATAGCATGAATAATATCGACAGTTTGAAGGTTCTTATCACGAGGAGGAAAAGTGAAAAAGGTGATAATGATGAGAAAGCAAAGAAGTTTAAGCTCGAACCCTTTTCTGGGTGTGAGACATTGAATTTGTTAAGAGACAATTTTGATGTCAGTGTGTATCCTGAAGAGCTTCAGAAAGTATCCGAGGCATTTCAGCGACACAGAAGAAAGCCTGCAGAAATCCTTATGTTTGCAGGAACCATAAATTACATTGCAAAAGATAAATCTGGGGAGTTAAAAGCTGCTTTGGAGGCAGCTGCTAATGGTCTGGAGCAACTTCTGCGTTTTGCATATGATAAGGAGCGAGGAAATTCTATGATCGACTGCTTTTGGCATGGTTGGAACTTCTTGAGAAAACATGGTGGTGTTCATTACAATGAGTTGATCACTAGCTGGATAATGGAAGGTTGTCTCAACCACACCAATCAGATTGATAAGGCTTATCTGGAGGGACATGATGTCTTGATGAAGCTTATAGATTATCACATGCTGAAACTGCAAGAGGACAATATCATTGTTGTGGAGGGAGCAACTCGTGAGATGAATAAGTTCTGCCGCCGTGGATACTTGGGAACAGCTGATCCTGGTTTGGCTAGCGTGCTCAAGGATATTGATGAAACAGATCTTGAAGAAATACCACCAGCTCAAGTTCTCGAAGGAATAACACCAGCTGATGGCATGATGAGAACACTGTGTGGTGATAAGAAAGAGAAAATGGTCTCCTCATTACTAATTGATGGAAGTCGTCTATGCAGAGAAGTTCATGATACTTTCTTTGGAGCTAAGGAGAACCTGAATCTGCTTGCTATTTTTTCTCCCCGGCTCAAATCTCCTGAGGAACTTTCCATATCTAGACCGGAGAAGCTGCTTGTGCTCATGCTCAGAGGCTCTTACCTGTTGGAGAATGTAAATATTGTTGAAAAACTCAAAGCCTTAACCGTTCTTGAAATATCTGGTTCAAGAGCCTGGACGATAAAACTCTCGGATAACTTTTTCCATGAAGTGTCCCGACTTCGGAGCCTTGACTTAACTGGAGCTGGAATTGAATCATTACCTGATAGTTTCTCTGAATTGACTGAACTGCGAAGGCTCATCCTTAGGCAGTGTTCTTCCTTAACACAACTTCCAAAGCTGGCAAAATTCAGTAAACTTGAAGTAATTGATCTTTCTGAATGCACGAGTTTGAAAAAGATCCAAGAAAAGAGCTTCGGGAAACTTGAAAAGCTTAAAGTGATCAACTTTTCCCATACCAAAATCGAGAAACTACCTATTGTTAAGACTCTTAGAAATCTGACCATACTCTTATTAAAAGGATGCAGTGAGTTGTCCGCAATGCGCATGCTCAAACAGGTGTCGAGCCTCAAGATCCTTGATCTTTCAGGTGCAactaacataaaagaaattagGTATGACTGCTTTGAAGAAACAGAAAACCTTAGAGAACTCAATCTATCAGAAACTCAGATACAATATTTGCCTCCTGAGATTGGCGATCTTCAGAAACTGAGACTAAAGGGATGTAAATTATTAAGAAATCTACCAGACCTGAGTGGGCATAGTAGACTAGAGGAACTTGAGCTCTCAGGTTGTGAGAGGCTGGAGAACTTGCCAGAGCTGAGTGCTCTTAAAAAACTGAAGATTCTCAATCTAAATGGTTGCAGCAACCTCAAAAGCCTTCCAGACTTAACATCCCTATTGAAACTTGAGAAGCTCGACCTACATGGTACTGAACTTTGGAGCGAAGATGTGGTTAAATCCCTGAGTCATATTAAAGACCTCCAAATATGA
- the LOC105764958 gene encoding MOB kinase activator-like 1A, translated as MSLFGLGRNQRTFRPKKSAPSGSKGAQLKKHIDATLGSGNLREAVRLPPGEDLNEWLAVNTVDFFNQVNLLYGTLTEFCTPENCPTMTAGPKYEYRWADGVQIKKPIEVSAPKYVEYLMDWIETQLDDESIFPQKLGAPFPPNFKDVVKTIFKRLFRVYAHIYHSHFQKIVSLKEEAHLNTCFKHFILFTCEFGLIDKKELAPLQELIESIIVPY; from the exons ATGAGTCTCTTCGGTCTTGGAAG AAATCAGAGAACATTCCGCCCCAAAAAAAGTGCACCTTCTGGAAGTAAG GGCGCACAGCTTAAAAAGCACATTGATGCTACCCTGGGCAGTGGAAACCTAAGGGAAGCAGTGAGGCTACCTCCTGGGGAAGATTTAAATGAATGGCTCGCAGTCAACA CTGTGGATTTCTTCAATCAGGTGAATCTGCTCTATGGTACCCTGACTGAGTTTTGTACTCCTGAGAACTGTCCTACAATGACTGCAGGCCCTAA GTATGAATATAGATGGGCAGATGGCGTGCAAATCAAGAAACCTATCGAGGTTTCTGCCCCAAAATATGTCGAATATCTAATGGACTGGATTGAAACACAACTTGATGATGAATCGATATTTCCTCAAAAACTGG GTGCACCATTTCCTCCAAACTTCAAAGATGTAGTGAAGACAATATTCAAAAGACTGTTCCGAGTATATGCCCACATCTATCACTCTCACTTTCAGAAAATTGTGAGCCTTAAGGAGGAAGCCCATTTGAACACATGCTTTAAGCATTTCATACTTTTTACTTGT GAATTTGGGCTGATTGACAAGAAAGAGCTAGCTCCACTTCAAGAGCTCATTGAATCCATCATAGTCCCCTACTAA